The Pyrenophora tritici-repentis strain M4 chromosome 2, whole genome shotgun sequence genome window below encodes:
- a CDS encoding ZntA, Cation transport ATPase, which yields MVSQPTIANGIKAHMTTTTLKIEGMTCGACTSAVEGAFKDVAGIGLFSISVLSERAVIEHNPKIIPSEKLAETIQDVGFDAVVLETVAAGPQAGISTSNSKIELSTTTVAVYGMTCGACTSTIEGGFKNLEGVYQFNISLLASRVVVVHNPSKLSTDQIVETIEDRGFDAKVVSSVDSAAKRISLGSNIVHLNIYGLPDTLSASRLEALLREQPGITAATIDFTVSKATICREQRVIRLRSIVEAIEAAGYNALVSDPDDNNAQLESLVKTKEIKRWKYAVFFSASFAFPIFLTSMVFPMALPILDYGSFRILPGFYLGDVVCLALTIPVQFGIGSRFYVSAYKSLRHRSATMDVLVVLGTSSAFFFSVGSMLVSICIPPHSRPATLFDTSTMLITFISLGRYLENSAKGQTSKALSNLMSLAPSTTTIYADPVAAAKAAEGWNTMEEKDEWGSTGADAARERVIATELVEAGDMVVLRPGDRIPADGFVARGESYVDEGMVTGEATPALKRKGDFVMAGTVNGAGRLDFTVACAGRDTQLSQIVRLVQEAQTSRAPIQRLADTVAGYFVPIILFLGLATFVVWMVLSHVLQHPPKLFLDPTSGGKLMVCVKLCIAVIVFACPCALGLATPTAVMVGTGVGAKQGILVKGGAALETATKINHVVFDKTGTLTAGEMRVSKAGLQGKWAQAGYTRDLWWTLIGLAEMGSEHPIARAVVASAKEHLRVGPEGTLDGSVSDFEVVAGKGIAATVEAALSHKWQRYRVLIGNPAYLMSEGVDVPDSVAKPFTSPALRDEPGGGACSAGITTIHIAIGQAYSGTLGLSDTIKPSARATVLALRRMGVTASIVTGDTASSAMVVASQVGVGSADVHASATPSEKSDIIADLQSRGYVVAMVGDGINDSPALASANIGIALSTGTDVAMEAASIVLLPLTDLLAIPTSLLLSKAIFNRIKMNLLWACMYNLIGLPFAMGFFLPWGLFLHPVAASAAMACSSVSVVASSLCLNLWRTPKWLTVSALDPSAPALENRKKSGKQSDENAIRTCIHWVKEVIAAGRKSRRDGGYVPLVDMGDE from the coding sequence ATGGTTTCTCAGCCAACTATCGCTAACGGCATAAAGGCCCATATGACCACGACAACGCTCAAGATAGAAGGCATGACCTGCGGTGCTTGCACGTCCGCGGTCGAAGGCGCGTTCAAAGATGTTGCGGGAATCGGACTTTTCAGCATCTCTGTACTATCCGAGCGAGCTGTCATTGAGCACAATCCTAAAATCATACCGTCGGAAAAGTTGGCTGAGACGATACAGGATGTTGGGTTCGATGCGGTTGTTCTGGAGACTGTAGCTGCTGGCCCCCAGGCGGGAATCAGCACGAGCAACAGTAAGATTGAGTTGTCAACCACTACCGTCGCGGTCTACGGCATGACCTGTGGAGCCTGCACATCTACCATTGAGGGCGGATTCAAGAATCTCGAAGGCGTGTACCAGTTCAACATCAGCTTGCTCGCCAGCCGCGTCGTAGTCGTGCACAACCCGTCCAAGCTCTCCACGGATCAAATTGTGGAGACGATAGAAGACCGCGGCTTTGATGCGAAGGTCGTATCATCAGTTGATAGCGCTGCGAAGCGAATATCGCTAGGCAGCAACATAGTGCACCTCAACATTTATGGACTACCAGATACCCTCTCAGCTAGCAGGCTGGAGGCCCTTCTGCGGGAGCAACCTGGGATAACAGCTGCGACTATCGATTTCACCGTCTCAAAGGCCACCATCTGCCGAGAACAGCGGGTCATACGCCTTCGGTCGATTGTAGAAGCCATTGAGGCAGCCGGATACAATGCGCTTGTTTCTGACCCGGACGATAACAATGCCCAGCTAGAGTCGTTAGTGAAGACAAAAGAGATCAAGAGATGGAAGTATGCCGTCTTCTTCTCGGCCAGCTTTGCTTTTCCTATATTCCTCACCAGCATGGTCTTCCCGATGGCCCTTCCCATCTTGGATTACGGAAGCTTTCGCATCCTGCCTGGCTTTTACCTAGGGGACGTTGTCTGCCTGGCTCTTACGATCCCCGTGCAGTTTGGCATTGGCAGCCGTTTTTACGTATCGGCTTACAAGTCTCTGAGACACAGATCGGCGACGATGGATGTCCTTGTTGTTCTCGGTACCTCTTCTgcctttttcttcagcgTTGGGTCGATGTTGGTATCGATATGCATACCGCCCCACTCTAGGCCAGCTACGTTATTTGACACCAGCACCATGTTAATTACCTTCATCTCTTTGGGACGGTACTTGGAGAACTCGGCCAAGGGGCAGACATCTAAGGCCCTGTCGAACCTCATGTCGCTGGCACCATCCACGACCACCATCTACGCCGATCCTGTTGCTGCCGCAAAAGCGGCAGAGGGATGGAATACTATGGAGGAGAAGGACGAGTGGGGTTCGACAGGAGCCGATGCTGCCCGAGAAAGGGTGATTGCCACCGAGCTCGTTGAGGCCGGCGATATGGTAGTCCTTCGACCGGGAGACCGAATCCCCGCGGATGGTTTTGTCGCGCGTGGCGAATCTTATGTGGACGAGGGCATGGTGACTGGTGAGGCTACGCCTGCTCTCAAGCGCAAAGGCGATTTTGTGATGGCGGGCACGGTCAACGGTGCTGGCCGACTGGATTTTACCGTGGCATGTGCTGGTCGCGATACCCAACTCAGCCAGATCGTCCGCCTGGTACAGGAGGCTCAAACGAGTCGCGCCCCCATCCAGCGCCTTGCGGACACTGTTGCTGGCTATTTTGTTCCTATCATTCTCTTCCTTGGCCTCGCAACATTCGTTGTTTGGATGGTTCTCAGCCATGTTCTCCAACACCCACCTAAGCTGTTCCTCGACCCCACCAGCGGCGGAAAGCTCATGGTCTGTGTCAAGCTCTGTATTGCTGTCATTGTTTTTGCTTGCCCGTGTGCACTTGGCCTGGCTACTCCTACCGCAGTCATGGTTGGCACGGGCGTCGGAGCCAAGCAGGGGATCTTGGTAAAGGGCGGTGCTGCGTTGGAGACCGCCACCAAAATTAACCATGTTGTCTTCGACAAGACTGGCACGCTTACGGCCGGAGAGATGCGTGTATCGAAAGCTGGCCTGCAGGGCAAATGGGCTCAGGCCGGGTACACAAGGGACCTCTGGTGGACTCTCATCGGCCTGGCCGAAATGGGCTCCGAACACCCGATTGCGAGGGCTGTGGTTGCTTCAGCAAAAGAGCACTTGCGAGTTGGCCCAGAAGGTACACTGGACGGCTCGGTGAGTGACTTTGAGGTTGTTGCAGGAAAAGGCATTGCGGCCACCGTCGAGGCCGCGCTCTCCCACAAATGGCAGCGGTATCGTGTTTTAATTGGAAATCCTGCCTATCTCATGTCTGAAGGCGTCGATGTTCCCGATAGTGTCGCGAAGCCATTTACATCTCCTGCACTTCGTGATGAACCTGGGGGTGGTGCATGTTCCGCGGGCATCACGACCATTCACATTGCCATCGGACAGGCCTATTCCGGAACTCTCGGGCTCTCCGATACCATCAAACCTTCAGCTCGTGCGACTGTACTTGCTCTCCGAAGAATGGGAGTGACTGCCTCTATAGTTACCGGAGACACTGCTTCTTCTGCCATGGTTGTTGCGTCCCAGGTTGGGGTGGGGTCTGCTGATGTGCATGCTTCGGCTACGCCATCCGAAAAGAGTGACATCATTGCAGATCTCCAGTCTCGCGGCTATGTGGTCGCCATGGTTGGTGATGGCATCAACGATTCCCCCGCTCTCGCGTCTGCCAATATTGGCATCGCTCTATCGACTGGCACAGACGTGGCGATGGAGGCTGCGTCGATTGTTCTATTGCCCTTGACAGACCTTCTTGCCATTCCCACCAGTCTGCTTCTTAGCAAGGCTATTTTCAACCGTATCAAGATGAATCTTCTCTGGGCATGCATGTACAATCTCATCGGACTTCCGTTTGCCATGGGCTTCTTCTTGCCGTGGGGGCTGTTCCTGCACCCCGTAGCTGCTAGCGCCGCTATGGCATGCTCTTCGGTTTCTGTCGTAGCGAGTAGTCTGTGCCTGAACTTGTGGCGTACGCCCAAATGGCTCACCGTCTCTGCCTTGGACCCCAGTGCTCCGGCTCTAGAGAACAGAAAGAAATCTGGGAAACAGAGCGACGAAAACGCAATCAGAACCTGCATTCATTGGGTCAAAGAGGTAATTGCTGCTGGGAGGAAGAGTAGGAGAGATGGTGGATATGTGCCTCTGGTAGACATGGGTGATGAATGA
- a CDS encoding Lnt, Apolipoprotein N-acyltransferase, whose product MALDSDTIVVQLPEDLRTPSILEDEMETEERHQDNPTTPIEQTTQETPRLIIQPPLNKRPAAFSPEITTRERNPFQNSQEKKPRAKDSTQAIFWARDLILQASTMAESHLSQNKLLQLLDVFRDFTELGRVTQQMTEKFTAQLAYQTATLTSASQQATKTLKKAVNAATGPQNPNNQEKPNNQNTQNIQNTQNTQNTQQNKTSYASVAAQNNGNTWTTVSTKKKTNKKPASYYQAVLTLTQPTSHTPLQIRDLINEEFTKGGIKDPVVKEENT is encoded by the exons ATGGCCCTAGATAGCGACACTATCGTAGTCCAGCTACCAGAAGACCTCCGGACCCCAAGCATACTGGAAGACGAAATGGAGACCGAAGAAAGGCACCAAGacaacccaacaacacccatcgAGCAGACCACCCAAGAAACACCAAGGTTAATTATCCAACCACCACTAAATAAAAGACCAGCGGCATTCTCCCCAGAGATaactacaagagagagaaacccaTTCCAAAAcagccaagaaaagaaaccaagagcaaaggactcaacccaagcaatcttctgggcaagggacctaattctacaagcatctactatggccgaatcccatctatcccaaaacaaactactacaactactggacgtctttagagactttacggaactaggcagggttacgcagcaaatgactgagaagtttacagcacagcttgcgtaccagactgcaacgcttacaagcgcctcccaacaagctacaaagACACTAAAGAAAGCTGTTAATGCCGCAACCGGACCACAAAACCCAAACAACCAAGAAAAACCAAACAACCAGAACACCCAGAacatccaaaacacccaaaacacccaaaacacccaacaaaacaagacatcatacgctagcgtagccgcccagaacaacggaaacacatggactacagtgtctacaaaaaagaagacaaaCAAAAAGCCAGCAAGCTACTACCAAGCAGTCCTTACGCTTACCCAGCCTACGTCCCACACACCACTCCAGATTAGAGACCTAATCAACGAAGAGTTCACAAAGGGCGGCATCAAAGACCCAGTAGTGAAGGAa GAGAATACCTAG
- a CDS encoding Med15 multi-domain protein, producing MADNQSEISSADSAEAQNQLQNEQSEHLSDSPWAKFTAEQLMENCPYTVALKVINTALWGVPAPADANETHATTWVAKAIHDYNVSMAWDDDLFIDYKWDFEGWTKELFSKVERGTLRSLKSVLRHRGVYTGNNHARVADSLYNILGIENTLEWEPAEFRAMKFDQQSEAYQRQQSNKRQQDTQHTVYPAVQQPPQVQQLPQLQQPPQLQQPPQVPQPSQLQRPSQGEQQEQYRVRQGVQSRSQTIEPQQPLHMSGTLEGPQHRQLWEQAAQPQQGRAQLQTRPPATAYREVTPFPQQPTNRVPNRPPELPYDPYKTLPPRWSRNDRLDANTITQFSKLWDNSNKYTGNAYDLLDDKIKIFFSICWQVDIQEEQFHAVFPRILTGRAETFYIQVVERDDSFADAYMAIKNHFDHDVHHQHYYTDWTTTTFARTRTENPDKGLHEVLQILLDKLQLCQRALGKNFEGEDALRTTVINACRGVPELEMALFKPATICEGLFSDLRSAVETHLARQHTAQMVTEDQYYLDRRYNGNRRIRGGSRGGGGFRGGSRGAYRGGEQRDDNGRGFKPRWRKKCFVCQKEGCWSTNHTDEERKAARTQFFSTLYFTGTQPPKDFSFFTEQCLADQAFLHHISGDDVYRQDAPSAPASQFLLEDRYTRSVYQGILPDTGAANVSTVGKEQYLALTREDPTVRMDTSTAGKASIKFGKGEATSSIGTAQVSTDIGTINFEVLDAPTPFLLCLADMDRLKVYFNNTTDELVQGDVHIPLRRLHRRFGHPAVTRLVKLLKDAGHNDFEERTLEEVTKFCHHCQLHSSAPRRFKFTLKDDHHFNYEILVDVMYLSNKPVLHVVDSSTAFQGARFLSAISAKETWQALRILWIDTYQGPPDIITHDAGTNFASTEFRAEAKIMGVTCKQVPTEAHWSIGKTERYHAPLRRAWDILYAELTDTMSDDAILQMAVKAVNDTAGPDGLVPTLLVFGAYPRMTAESPPSPSMVKRSEAIQKATKALRKITAEHQVADALNTRNGPATADMLALPLQSEVLVWRESDGWNGPYKIASTDGHNVTVDMVNGPTTFRSTVVKPYYRPDHLWSDPDAPHAPNEPHEPVAVPPAVQPRRRGRPPGSKNKRKAHAYITKKEQDDLELAIKLRNDGVITTSGAPFEASDDQEISDLVGRGVFKFEQYDERLHSKIRIFKSRLVREVKGKTTKPYEKSRLVIQGYQDHGKETILTQSPTIQRCSQRLIMSLAPEMVQRGMNIELRDITQAYPQAQTTLKRTILAHLPTELVHRYPEGTLLHVIKPLYGIAEAGVHWWTTYHGHHCKELDMATSTYDPCLLITNRDDAGIFGIVGMQTDDTLMLGTPAFSSREEKKIQKAEFRSKPKARLTPEVQLDFNGCTLTMDASRVLTLRQKGQGGRIRLVDIRAPDRAQQYTEQRARGAYIASTCQPEASFDLSVAAQAQQPSDEDIKALNKRLKWQMENLDRGLRYVTVNLMEAKLMVFVDGSFANNKDLSSQLGFVLMLVNESIDVNTFTIQGNVIHYSSTKCKRITRSVLASEIYGMVNGFDIGIAVATTLRIVTERLRLPAIPLVICTDSYSLYECLVKLGTTKEKRLMIDIMALRQSYERREITEIRWINGEDNPADAFTKASPNRALERFIDGNKLTVRVEGWVQRPTSFDG from the exons ATGGCGGATAACCAAAGCGAAATAAGCTCTGCAGACTCTGCTGAAGCTCAGAATCAACTACAGAATGAGCAATCAGAACACCTCTCAGACTCACCATGGGCCAAATTTACCGCGGAACAACTTATGGAAAactgtccatacacagttgcactcaaggtcatcaatacagctctctggggtgtacccgcacCGGCGGACGCAAATGAGACACACGCAACAACGTGGGTCGCTAAagctatccacgactacaatgtgtcaatggcctgggacgatgacctcttcattgactacaaatgggactttgaaggatggacgaAGGAGCTATTTAGCAAGGTTGAGCGTGGTACACTAAGGTCTCTTAAGAGTGTGCTACGACACCGGGgagtatacactggcaacaATCACGCCAGGGTGGCGGACTCTCTCTACAACATTCTAGGTATAGAGAATACTCTTGAATGGGAACCAGCagagtttcgagccatgaaATTCGACCAACAGTCCGAAGCGTACCAGCGCCAGCAGAGCAATAAACGCCAACAGGACACTCAGCACACAGTCTATCcagctgtacaacaaccaccgcaagtacaacaactgccgcaattacaacaaccgccgcaattacaacagcCACCGCAAGTACCACAGCCGTCGCAATTACAACGACCGTCGCAGGGCGAGCAACAagagcagtatagagtgagacaaggcgtccAGAGCCGTTCCCAAACAATAGAGCCACAACAGCCGCTACACATGAGCGGTACGCTAGAAGGGCCTCAGCATCGACAACTGTGGGAGCAGGCCGCGCAGCCGCAACAAGGGCGTGCGCAACTACAGACACGGCCGCCAGCGACTGCATATCGCGAAGTCACGCCATTTCCGCAACAGCCAACGAACCGCGTCCCTAACAGACCACCCGAACTACCATAcgacccgtacaagacgctaccgccgcgatggtccCGCAACGATCGACTCGACGCTaatacgatcacgcagttctctaagctatgggacaatagcaacaagtatacagggaatgcgtacgatctcctagacgataagatcaagatcttcttcagcatctgctggcaggtagatatccaagaagagcagtttcacgcagtgtttccccgtatccttaccggacgtgcagagacattctacatacaggttgtagagagagatgacagctttgctgatgcgtacatggcaatcaaaaaccacttcgaccatgacgtccatcaccagcactactacacagactggacgactacaaccttcgctcgcacccgcacagagaaccccgacaagggactacacgaggttctgcagatcctgcttgacaagctgcagctatgccagcgtgcccttggcaagaactttgagggcgaggatgccctacgtaccactgtcatcaatgcctgccgaggagtaccagagcttgagatggcactgttcaaaccagccacaatctgtgaaggactcttctcagaCCTACGTTCTGCAGTTGAGACACACCTTGCACGGCAACACACTGCCCAGATGGTCACAGAGGACCAATATTACTTAGAtcgccgatacaacggcaatAGAAGAATCCGAGGTggatctcgaggtggaggaggattcagaggcggatccagaggagcatatcgaggaggcgagcagcgcgacgacaacggacgaggattcaagccacgctggaggaagaaatgctttgtttgccagaaggaaggatgctggtctaccaaccacacagacgaagagcgcaaggctgcccgtacacagttcttctctacgctatactttacaggtACACAGCCCcccaaggacttctcc TTTTTCacggagcaatgccttgcagatcaggcgttcttgcaccacatctctggcgacgacgtataccgccaagacgcgccatcagcgccagcgtcACAGTTCCTGCTTGAAGACCGCTACACAAGATCTGTGTACCAAGGAATCCTAccggatacaggcgctgccaaCGTATCCACAGTTGGCAAGGAGCAGTACCTTGCACTCACAAGGGAAGATCCTACAGTTAGGATGGATACGTCTACAGCAGGAAAGGCATCTATCAAATTCGGCAAGGGCGAGGCTACATCATCTATTGGCACTGCACAGGTCTCTACAGACATTGGGACGATCAACTTTGAGGTGCTTGACGcacctacaccattcttattgtgccttgcagacatggacagGTTAAAGGTCTACTTTAACAACACCACAGATGAGCTAGTCCAGGGTGACGTACACATCCCT TtgcgacggctccatcgacgatttggacacccagctgtcaCGCGACTTGTTAAGCTCTTAAAGGatgctggccataacgacttcgaagaaagaaccctagaagaagtcactaagttctgccaccactgccagctccacagctccgcaccgcgccgattcaaattcactctcaaggatgatcaccacttcaactatgagatcctggtggatgtgatgtacctgagcaacaaacctgtactgcatgtggtcgattcctcaacagcgtttcaaggcgcgaggttccttagcgctatctcagctaaagaaacatggcaagcactgcggatactatggatcgacacgtATCAAGGACCACCAGACATTATCACGCATGACGCAGGCACTAACTTTGCAAGCACAGAGttccgcgcagaagcaaagatcatgggagtcacatgcaagcaagtacctacggaggcgcactggtctatcggcaaaactgagaggtaccatgcacctctacgccgcgcatgggacatactctatgcagaactcactgacactatgtccgacgacgcgattctccagatggctgtgaaggctgtcaacgatactgctggcCCCGATGGACTAGTCCCGACGCTACTGGTCTTTGGAgcgtacccacgaatgactgcaGAGTCACCGCCATCCCCGTCAATGGTCAagcgcagcgaggctattcaaaaggcgacgaaagccctaCGCAAGATCACGGCAGAGCaccaagttgcagacgccttgaacacccgcaatggaccagccactgcagacatgctcgcgctcccactccagagcgaagtcttagtatggagagagagtgatggctggaatggcccgtacaagatcgccagtacagATGGCCACAACGTCACTGTTGACATGGTCAATGGTCCAACGACATTCAGATCCACTGTCgtcaagccatactacagaccgGACCACCTTTGGAGCGACCccgatgcgccacacgcgccgaatgagccgcatgagccggtagcagtaccaccggcagtgcaaccacgcaggagaggccgccctccagggtcaaagaacaagcggaaggcgcacgcgtacatcaccaagaaggagcaggacgatcttgagctagctatcaagctacgaAACGATGGAGTGATCACAACCTCAGGCGCCCCCTTTGAagcgtctgatgaccaagagatcagcgacctcgtaggtcgtggagtctttaaatttgagcaatacgacgagaggctacacagcaagatccggatcttcaagtcacgcctagtacgtgaggtcaagggaaagacaaccaagccctatgagaaatcccgcctagttatccaaggctaccaggaCCACGGCAAGGAGACTATTCTGACGCAATCTCCAACCATACAGcgatgtagccagcgcctgattatgtcgctggcgcccgaGATGGTACAACGCGGAATGAACATCGAGCTCCGTGACATTACGCAGGCGTATCCCCAGGCGCAGACAAccctgaagaggacgatactcgcacatcttcctactgagctagtccatcgatatccagaaggcacgctactccatgtgatcaagccgctgtatggaatcgctgaggcaggagtccactggtggacaacgtatcacggacaccattgcaaggaactggacatggcaacatcgacgtacgacccatgcctaTTGATCACGAACAGAGACGACGCAggcatcttcggcatcgttggcatgcagacagacgacactCTCATGCTCGGGACACCAGCGTTCTCGTCAcgtgaagagaagaagatccagaaggcagagTTCAGGTCAAAGCCAAAAGCAAGGCTGACACCAGAAGTGCAGTTAGACTTCaatggatgtacactcacgatggacgccagcagagtcttgacccttaggcagaaaggacaaggaggaaggatcaggcTTGTGGATATcagggcacccgaccgcgcgcaacagtacaccgagcagcgcgcccgcggagcgtacatcgcatcaacatgccaaccagaggcgtCATTTGACCTGTCCGTCGCTGCTCAAGctcagcaaccatcagacgaggacatcaaggcactcaacaaacgcctgaaatggcagatggagaatctcGATCGTGGCCTGCGCTACGTCACTGTCAATCTTATGGAGGCCAAGTTGATGGTCTTTGTGGatggctcctttgccaacaacaaggacctcagctcacagctaggctttgtccttatgctcgtcaacgagtctattgacgtcaacaccttcacaatacagggcaacgtgatccactacagctctacaaaatgcaagcgcatcacacggagcgtactggcctcagagatctacggcatggtcaacggctttgacataggcattgcagttgcaaccacgctgaggatagttacagaacgacttagactacctgcaattcccttggttatctgtacagactcgtactccttgtacgagtgcctagtaaagcttgggacgacgaaggaaaagcgtctcatgatcgacatcatggcgctgcgccaatcatatgagcgtcgcgagatcacggagatccgctggatcaatggtgaagacaatcctgcagacgccttcaccaaggcatcgccaaaccgcgctcttgaacgctttattgacggcaataagctgacagtccgagtagagggatgggtgcagaggccgacaagctttgatggttga